Proteins encoded together in one Papaver somniferum cultivar HN1 unplaced genomic scaffold, ASM357369v1 unplaced-scaffold_21, whole genome shotgun sequence window:
- the LOC113339688 gene encoding uncharacterized protein LOC113339688, which produces MRGRHHEEYGGNLNQEVLNELRDMRDLINNSRRGGRVQLAEAIEEADKSPLTYEIMHTNIPEKCVLPTLASIFSGSESAARHLKQCTLSMMQWGRNDAVLCRYFPASLTGEALTWFDGLPEKSISSFKDLQRIFLTTYISNNLLRPVIETLFNLRRNPTESLWGLVTRCRTVCSELAGRVDERNFILAFLNALVPTDLLYKQIFIIRNSITMNELREYQEEYIALEEKQRQVSEMTLALAKEGNYRLLPRTVQQ; this is translated from the coding sequence ATGAGAGGCCGTCACCATGAGGAGTATGGAGGAAACTTGAACCAAGAAGTCCTGAACGAGTTGAGAGACATGAGGGATTTAATTAATAACTCACGAAGAGGTGGAAGAGTACAGTTAGCAGAAGCAATAGAGGAAGCAGATAAATCGCCACTCACCTATGAGATCATGCATACGAACATCCCGGAGAAATGCGTATTACCAACGCTTGCAAGCATATTCAGTGGATCGGAAAGTGCAGCGCGACACTTGAAACAATGTACCCTTTCGATGATGCAATGGGGCCGAAATGACGCAGTACTTTGTCGCTATTTCCCCgcgagcttaacaggggaggcattAACCTGGTTCGATGGACTTCCGGAAAAGTCAATATCATCATTCAAAGATTTGCAGAGGATATTCTTGACGACGTACATAAGCAACAACTTGTTGAGACCAGTGATAGAGACACTGTTCAACTTGAGGAGAAATCCAACAGAAAGCTTGTGGGGGTTGGTCACGAGATGTAGAACAGTGTGCAGCGAGTTAGCCGGGAGAGTTGATGAACGAAACTTCATCTTAGCCTTCCTGAATGCTTTGGTCCCAACGGACCTACTGTACAAACAGATATTCATTATTCGAAACTCGATAACGATGAATGAGCTGAGGGAGTACCAGGAGGAATACATAGCGTTGGAAGAAAAGCAGAGGCAGGTCAGTGAAATGACGTTGGCTCTAGCGAAAGAAGGGAATTATAGGCTATTACCAAGGACGGTGCAGCAGTAG
- the LOC113339687 gene encoding uncharacterized protein LOC113339687 — MWIGTKDGSVSVKSAYNFLCDRNPVNIPVDWKGIWYLNIMPRVKLFLWKTLSGCLPVREVLGRYTPIDINCPLCNNYVIETVDHLFTRCVFSEAIWRGLSFSQNFYSAANISYKNWCLMWLKDCTNRNFFAYVLWYIWKYRCKVVFDNVTPDPNDLIEFIKKDIPQYLRKSFRCSANLKSTSLCDAANLKSSLVCDISHPGCIHESFNRLQDVAYIYFDAAFQNKSNKFAYGIVEVNNEGLLVEFTRGTRWCSSAEEAESRACREATRWGQSS, encoded by the coding sequence ATGTGGATAGGCACTAAAGATGGTTCTGTTTCTGTTAAGTCTGCTTATAATTTTTTATGCGATAGAAATCCTGTGAACATACCTGTAGACTGGAAAGGAATATGGTATCTTAATATCATGCCTAGGGTTAaactatttctttggaaaactttaaGTGGTTGCTTGCCTGTTAGGGAAGTCTTAGGTAGATATACACCAATAGATATCAATTGTCCATTATgtaataactatgtgattgaaacTGTTGATCATCTCTTTACTAGATGTGTGTTCTCTGAAGCAATTTGGAGAGGGCTTTCTTTCTCTCAAAATTTTTATTCTGCTGCTAATATTTCCTACAAGAATTGGTGTCTTATGTGGTTAAAGGATTGCACTAACAGAAATTTCTTTGCCTATGTTCTTTGGTATATATGGAAGTATAGGTGTAAAGTTGTTTTTGATAATGTTACGCCTGATCCTAATGATCTGATAGAATTTATTAAGAAAGACATCCCCCAATATTTGCGGAAAAGTTTTAGGTGTTCTGCTAATTTGAAATCTACTTCTCTTTGTGATGCTGCAAATTTGAAATCTTCTTTAGTGTGTGATATTTCCCATCCAGGCTGTATTCATGAGAGTTTCAACAGATTGCAGGATGTTGCCTATATCTATTTTGATGCTGCTTTTCAGAACAAATCTAACAAATTTGCCTATGGTATTGTGGAAGTAAATAATGAAGGCTTACTTGTTGAGTTTACAAGAGGGACAAGATGGTGTTCAAGTGCCGAAGAGGCAGAATCCAGAGCTTGCCGAGAAGCTACAAGATGGGGACAAAGCAGTTGA